In Seonamhaeicola sp. S2-3, the genomic window TTAACAAAAGCATCAAAATTTAAATCGTTTAATTCTTTTAAAACTGATTTTGATTTTTCTGAAATTCAAAAATCAACACTTTTAATTAAGGGGTCTAGAGGAATGGCTTTAGAAAGAGTACTTGATTTATTATAAAAAAAGAAAGTGCTGTTTTTAATTTTATAAAAATTATAACAACACTTCTTTATGTTCTCCCTAAGAACTAATTAATAGCATGGTAAATGTCTTAAAATAATTCAGATACCGCAATACTCAATTTGAGTATTCACAACCAACATAGGCATATTTTCGGTATACAGATCAAATTACCCGACAAAAGTTATATTATAGTTCTATTTAATTTCATTAAAGCAATAAGTTCTCCTGTAGAGGTTAACTTTAACTTTTTTAAGATATTGCGCCTATGAGTATCTACCGTATGAGAACTAATATTTAGCTTATCTCCAATTTCTTTACTAGAATTATGTAATAACAAAAGTCTAATAATATCGCGTTCTCTATTACTTATACCGTCTGTTAAAAGTTTTTGTGAAAAATTATTAAAGTACATAGTTTCATACTCATTATTACTGTTTAATAATTTTGCAGTTGCCGTAATATCTAACTTAATTCTTGAATCTAAAACCGTGTAATGAGCTAAACCTATAATGGGTTTTAAGTTAATATCTAACTCTATGGGTGTTGTATTTTGTACAATATTAACATACACACCATGAGCATTTTTAAATCTAAAGTTCCAAGTATAACTCATTTGCTTTCTGTTTACATCAGAAATGGTATCTAGAGTAAATTCCATTAAATCATTAAGTGCTTTTAACCAAGGCTTAATATCATCTGGATGAATTCTAGTCCAAAAATATTCCATCCCTCCCTTATGCATTTCTTCTCTTTTAATACCCAAACAAGAAGTCATGTTTTTACTAATATATTCAAAACATAAATCTTGTGTATTAGTAACACAAAAAAAAGTAGAATTGTAGGGTAAAAAGGTATCTAATTCTATAATTTTTTTTATATGTTCTTCTAAATATGGGTAATCATAAGACCTAAAAACTTCTTTATAAACGCCCTTTATCTCTTTAATATCCATAACACACTTAAGTTAAATAACACATTACAAAGTTTTAATAATTAAGCGCTTATGGTATATAAGTTAAGTCTTTTTTTTCAAAATAATACAGTAATATTTTGTTTAAATAATGTCTAAAAAATTATAACATTCATTTTTAAAAATGTTAAAAAAAACTTAACTCCCCTAAAACAATAGCACTTTACATTTTACAATGTAATATAATTTAAAAAATATTAATTGTTGATTTTCAGGTTTTTTCATAAAAAAACAAACCTTTCATTAAACACATTAAATTTTTATGTTTTTTTTAAGATTTAAATATTGCTTTTTTAAATAATTTGGTCGGGCATTTTTAAGACGCAATCTTTTGTTTTTCTTAAAAATGGATAAAAGATTGTACAATTTTAAAATGTAATGCTAATTAGTTTTTTTAATTTTAATCAATCTAAATTATGTTTACATGTACAAAACGTCTGTATTGTTTTATTAGTTTATTATTCTTAACCTCATTATTTTCTTATCATATTAACGCTCAAAGTGTATCATTATACACTCCAATAACCAAAGTAACGGTTCCCCCTGGGCAAGAAATAAACTATAACATTGATGTTATTAACAATAGTAGCTCTATAAAAACTTCAAACATAAAAATATTGGGGTTACCTAAAGAATGGAGTTACCAACTAAAATCTGGCAATTGGAATGTAGAACAAATTTCTACGTTGCCTAAGAAAAAAGAAAGACTATCATTAAAACTAAATGTGCCATTAAAAGTAGATAAAGGTGTATATAAATTTAGAGTTATAGCCGAAGGGTATAGCTCTCTTCCTTTAACCGTTACTGTTTCTAAACAAGGTGTTTATCAAGCTGAATTCACTTCTAAACAACCTAATATTGAAGGCGCATCTAATACAACTTTCACATACAATGCTACTTTAAAAAACAGTACTGCTATAGAACAAGTATATGCCCTTAAAGCAACTTTACCTTCTGCTGGGTGGCAAGCTACTTTTAGAGCCAATGGCAAACAAGTTTCATCTGTAAGTGTAAAAGCTAACCAAACTCAGAGCATTACTATTGAAATAAAGCCTTCAAGATATATTAAAGCAGGCTCTTATAAAATACCTGTTTCTGCTCGGGCTGGTAATATTTTTACCCAATTAGAACTGGAAACTGTTATAACAGGTACTTATGATGTTACTTTATCTACCCCAACTAACCTATTAAGTACAGATGCTACCGCCGGTGATAGCAAAAAAATTAAACTTTTAGTTACAAACATTGGTTCTGCCACTATAAATGACATTGAGTTAAAAGCTAGAACACCTTCAAAATGGTCTGTAGATTTTGAGCCTAAAGAAATAGACCAAATTGAGGCAGGAAAATCAAAAGAAATTGATGCCACAATTAACGTTAATGATGACGCCTTATCTGGTGATTATGAAATTAATTTTGATGTAAAAGCCTCAGAAACTTCAACGCAACAAAAGTTTCGTATTACCGTTCACACATCTATTCTTTCTGGTTGGCTAGGTATTTTAATTATTTTAATTGCTTTAGGAGGCGTTTATTATTTAATAAAAAAGTACGGAAGACGATAAATTATGGAATCCATTATAAAACTGGACAACCTCACCAAAAAGTATGGATCCTTTAAAGCTGTTAACCAATTAAGTCTTGAAATTTATAAAGGGGAAGTTTTTGGACTTTTAGGACCCAATGGTGCAGGAAAATCAACCACTATTTTAATGATGTTAGGCTTAACAGAACCTAGCTCTGGAACTGCTTGGGTGTGCGGACATGATGCTACTTCAAACCCCATTGAAGTTAAAAAAAACGTAGGTTATTTGCCCGACACCTTAGGGTTTTATAACAACAGAACTGGTCTAGAAAATTTACTTTACGTTGCTCGATTAAATGGTATTTCCATTAAAAAAGCAACAAAAAAAGCCAAACAGCTGCTTGAACGTGTAGGGTTAGAAGATAGTATAAACAAAAATGTAGGTACCTATTCCAGAGGAATGAAACAACGGTTAGGTTTAGCCGATGTACTCATTAAAAGTCCTGAGGTTATAATTTTAGACGAACCCACATTAGGTATAGACCCAAAAGGTATACATGATTTTTTACATTTAATTCGACAATTAAGTAAAGAAGATGGGCTTACCGTATTACTTTCTTCACACCACCTACATCAAGTGCAACAAGTATGCGATAGAGTTGGTCTTTTTGTTGGAGGCAGTTTGATAGCTAAAGGAAATATTCCTTCTTTATCAAAAACGCTTTTTAATGAAGAACCTTATGCTATAGAAATTCAGTTGCAAGAAAATCATAAAGATAATTTATCAACTTTAGAGCAACTACTTCATCAATCAAATGCTATTCAAAAGGTTTCTATTCAGCAAGAAAACATTATTGTTAATTGTACTGATGATGCAACTACCAACATAATAAAGACACTTGTAAATGCCGATTTTAATATAAAACATTTACATGTTAGAGAATACGGTTTAGATGATATATACCAACGTTATTTTGAATAAAATGAAAATTATAAATAAGCTAAACAACCCATTATTGAATATTGTTAGGGAGTTTAAATCTATTTTAAACAAAACATCAACACGTGAACAGTCTCATCCTTTTTGGGTTATGGTACAAAAAGAAATAGCAGACCATGTACGTAGTTGGAGGTTTATAATATTACTTATACTTATTGCTTTTACATGTTTTGGTACTCTATATAATTCTATGAGCCATCTAAATGAAGCTTTAAGTAATAGCAAAGATCCTAACAATATGTTTGCTTTTTTAAAGTTACTTACTGCAACCGATGGAAGTTTACCATCATATTATGTATTTATTGGTTTTTTAGGTCCGTTATTAGGTATTAGCTTGGGCTTTGACGCTATTAATTCTGAACACAACAATGGGTCTTTAGTAAGGATTATATCACAACCCATTCATAGAGACTATATTATTAATGCAAAGTTTACTTCTGCTTTAATAATCATTTCAACACTATTTTTTACTTTAAGTTTCTTATTTGTTGGTTTCGGCATTTTAGTATCAGGATTAACACCCAATTTTAGTGAATTTTTAAGAATAATTGCCTTTACCTTACTAAGCATTTTATATGTAGCGTTTTGGTTAAATTTATCTATTCTTTTCTCTATTAAATTTAGGCAAGCCGCTACATCTGCCTTAACCTCTATTGCTGTTTGGCTATTTTTTACCATATTCTATCAAATTCTGATAAACATAATAGCAAAAGCTTTTATACCAACCAAGGGAGCAAACATGGCTCAAATTTTTAATTATAAAAAGTTTTTTATGGGGATAATGAATATTTCTCCTAATCAATTATTTACAGATGCTTCTACAACTTTATTAATACCTTCTATTAGAAGTTTAGGACCTTTATCATTTAGTCAAACACAAGGCGCTATTCCTTCAGCATTATCTTTAAAAGATAGCTTAATCATAGTATGGCCACAATTAACAGGGCTTATTGCTTCTACAGTGTTGTGTTTTGCTTTATCATATTATCTATTTATGAAACGCGAAATAAGGGCTTGATATTTATACAAGAGATAAGAAACAAAAGCTATTAAAAAAAGAGGTCATCTAGAAAGTAACTAGTCGACCTCCTTTTTATTTTTGGTAGTATCTCACCAAGTTTGTAAAGTTTAAAATTAATGAATAAAAAATCTCAGATTAATTTTTAACTTGAGATTTTAAAACTTAGAGGACTGCCGAACAATGAATTTTCTAACCTATTTCGGTTTGTTGGTTTTCGGTTCTGCTTATGTTTAAAAATAGTTCTGCCATTTGAACAAGACTGTTAACCGTAAGAGTTAATATGAGTTAATCTGCTTTACCCACATGATTCTTGCCTAATTTTTAGTGTTCCTATGGGTTGCTTATGGGCCGTATTAGCTCGTCTTTCCTTTTTCTGTTGTAACTATATCGGCCATTTTTGTCTTCCAAGATAAACTCTCCCATAAACGGATTTACCTCAGACTCATATTTTAAAACCTTAAATGTTCCGGCATCCAGTTCCAGTTGGTTTTCATAATGAAAGACGTTTTTCTTATCATAAATAAATCCGTTTTTGTTTAATGTGTAATTGTTTACATCAATGGGAATGACCTGGTCTAAATAAAATATGTGGTTGTTGTCCTTGCCGTAACAAAAGTCCAAATAAGTAAAAGACGAACGATCTGCGCCTTCCAATTTTATAAGTTCCTTGTTCTTATAGATGAACACAGCGTTTTTGTCCTTCCAATATACGGTGTCCCATTTTTCTTTTACATAATTAAAACTCTCCCCATCAATACCTTCCATAATGACCCATTGCCAAATGGCATCAGGATTATTTTTGGTAAAACTACCGACTTTGATCGTACTTGGTGGGGAGTTGGGAGCTAGTACCGCATTATAGACAAAATTCTTGTCGGCCTTGATTCCCGCAACATCCCTAAATGAAACCGGGTCCGATTGAGGGAGTTCAATAATTTGTTTTGTGTGATTTCTAAACTCAAAGACCCTATTGTCATAGGTGTAAAAATTGTCAAATAAATGATAAGGATTATCCTTTGTCGCCTTTGCAATTTTATGGGGTCTTTCTATTTCTTCGATATACCCGAGGTATTTTTTGTAATAGTTTTTGAAGTTTTTATAAAAATAATTCCTTTTGGTCAAGGCTATGTTAGGTTCGGGGAAGGCATTGTTTTCTGAAAAAGACCAGAATCTATCCATCAAATTAGTTACAATATCCGATGGCAATGCTTGGTTGGTCTGTGCTACTTTTCCATCGGTAATTTTATAAGCCTCGAGCACCTCTGGAAATGTGGAGGATATAATCGAATATTCGGTGGTTTGGGGACTTTTTAATGAGCTGATAATTTGCAAGCTGCCTATTAGGGGTTGTATTAACGATTTTTCAAAGTGGTTCAATACATAGGCAATGAAGCATTTGTTTGACTTTACATGGTAGTTTAAGATAAATACATTACCCGGATTGTCATTGCAATCGTATAGCAGTTCGCAAAAATAATACCCCAGTTTTTTGTTGTAAGCAGCTTTTTCGAACTTATGGTTAAGCAGTTTTTTTATGCCCTTTTCATCAATTGCAAATTCAATAAAGATCCCTGTAGGTTCGGCCATTGTATTTTGTTTCGTTTATAGCTTATGATTGTAATGTTTGCGAGTAAATATAATAATTTTTGCCACAGGCCTAAGGGAAGGAGATGCGATGTATTCATCACTTTTGATTTCTTGACATATAATTAGATGATTGATTTTAGTGAGTCTATTTCATAAAAGTACAGTGCAATTTATCATACAAATCATACTTAATTTTCTATGAAAAACGTGTATGACAATAGGGGAATTCTATCTAAATTTTTGGGTTTATTTTAGGTATCCAAGCTAAGTGTGCCTTAACTTGTAATATTTACTATTAAGTAACCTGTAAATAATTAGATTAACAGATTTTATAAAGATTTATATAATAGGGGCTAGTGTTAAAAAAGTTTGAATCCTGCCGTTACAAAAATTTTGAAATAATTTCATAAGTGTCATGATGATAGGCTTAATTTTAAAGATCAGTATTTGTCATTATTTAGACTGGTAAATAAGAAATTTTAAGACTTATGTATTTTATTAGAAACAAGAATCGAAACGATTAAAAGTTACCTATTCTGTTATTTGTTTTAGGAAATAAATTGTAACTAGTTGTTTTTTTTAATGCTTACAAAGGTGTTATTAGTTTTGTAATCCCAACAAAACGGTTAACAATAGATATTGTAAAAATAAAAAACCAATGCTTAATTAATTAAGCATCGGTTTTAAAAACTAAACTAAACTCAAACTATTGTGTGATATATCCAAAATTTTGGGTGATTTCCTTGGTAACATCTATTGTAGCTTGCGGAATTGCATAGACTCTTAAATAAGGGTCTGTGGCAGCTTTAGCTGTATAAGCCTCGTCATAAGTTCCAAAACGAATCATCTGTTTTCTTCGGTACATTTCCCAATACATTTCAAAACCAATTTCATTATATAACGTTTCTTCATCTAATGATGTAATTGCAACACCAGGGGCATTATCAAATAACGCTTCACGAGTTCTGCTTGTTCTAAGCGTGTTAATATCGGCTAGAGCAAGTGCTGTTTCATTGTTACGAAAATAAGCTTCAGCTCGCATGCAATATATACCGCCTAAACGATATAAAGGAACATCAACAGCACTAGTGCCGTTTCCATAGTTAGGATCGAATTCCCATTTAAAATTACGAACACCTCTATTTATTTGATCTTGTGTGAATACAGCTTCTAATGGATTATCAAAATTTAATTCGGGTGTATAGTCCATAGGAACGGTTGTGTTTTTTTCCATATATAACATACTAATAGCTATTCGGCCATCTGTAGTCATATTGAATCCGCCTTCTCCATCAAGTGTAGGTCCGTATTGTTGCCCCACTTGTAGGCCTCTGTTAAAGTGAAAGATGTATTTGCCTGTGTCTTTTCTAGTGTCTTCTGCAGGAACACTTCCTGTGGTACCGTCATTCATGAACCAAGTTCCATCAGAATATTGATAATGTCTATGGAATCTAGGGTCGTCATGGTTACCATCCCAAGTGTAATAAAACTCTGGTTCAACACAAGATGCATTTGTGCCTCTATTATCTGGTGTTTGTTTTTGAGCTCTACCGGTAGACATGTAGGCAAAATCATTATCGCTTCGTCTTATGTTGTCATTTTCTTGAGCTACAGCAAAAATAATTTCTGACCCACCAGTGTTATTAATACTGAAATTGTCAAAATAATTGCTTTCAAGACTAAAGTTATCATTTATTAATAAGGAGGTGTAATAAATTACTTTATCCATATCATTACCGTCATTATCAACAGCTGCTTCTGTAAAATTGAAGTCTGAACTGGCGTTATAACGATCTTTTAATACAGCTCTGTTTAAATACATATCTGCTAATAAAGCATATGCAGCTTGTTTTGTAAACCTACCATTATAGGTTTGTTGTTCTCCAAGATTTGCAAGGTTTGGAATGATAGTTTCAACCTCAGTAATTAAATTATCAATCTCGGTATCAGCTTGAAGAATAACTAAAGATTTATCTTCTGAAAATAAATCTCTGTAAGGCGCTTGGTTAAAAAGGTCTAGTGTATTGTAAACATATAACGCTAATAAACCTCTAGCTTCAGCCATAAATAAATCATAGTTTGCATAATCAGGATTTTCTTGTAAAGATTCTATAGCAGTTAAGGTTTTTGTGATGCCACTAGTTAAAGCATTCCAAGTAGAAGCAACTGCAGCATTATTAGTGCCCCAAGTAAATTCAGTTAAAGCTCTCCATTTACCGCCATCGCCCCAGTCACTACCTCTGGTGGGCAACATACATTCGTCGGTTGGGTATTCTTGTAAGCCAAAAACATTACCATGATCTGTAAAAGTACCATTGGCTAATTGGCCATAAGCAGCAGCCATGGCACTCTCTGGATTGGAACTTTCTCCTCCAATAACCTCGTCAATCACTTCTTCTTGTAAGTCAGTACAATTAAAAAGTACAACGCTA contains:
- a CDS encoding ABC transporter ATP-binding protein → MESIIKLDNLTKKYGSFKAVNQLSLEIYKGEVFGLLGPNGAGKSTTILMMLGLTEPSSGTAWVCGHDATSNPIEVKKNVGYLPDTLGFYNNRTGLENLLYVARLNGISIKKATKKAKQLLERVGLEDSINKNVGTYSRGMKQRLGLADVLIKSPEVIILDEPTLGIDPKGIHDFLHLIRQLSKEDGLTVLLSSHHLHQVQQVCDRVGLFVGGSLIAKGNIPSLSKTLFNEEPYAIEIQLQENHKDNLSTLEQLLHQSNAIQKVSIQQENIIVNCTDDATTNIIKTLVNADFNIKHLHVREYGLDDIYQRYFE
- a CDS encoding NEW3 domain-containing protein: MFTCTKRLYCFISLLFLTSLFSYHINAQSVSLYTPITKVTVPPGQEINYNIDVINNSSSIKTSNIKILGLPKEWSYQLKSGNWNVEQISTLPKKKERLSLKLNVPLKVDKGVYKFRVIAEGYSSLPLTVTVSKQGVYQAEFTSKQPNIEGASNTTFTYNATLKNSTAIEQVYALKATLPSAGWQATFRANGKQVSSVSVKANQTQSITIEIKPSRYIKAGSYKIPVSARAGNIFTQLELETVITGTYDVTLSTPTNLLSTDATAGDSKKIKLLVTNIGSATINDIELKARTPSKWSVDFEPKEIDQIEAGKSKEIDATINVNDDALSGDYEINFDVKASETSTQQKFRITVHTSILSGWLGILIILIALGGVYYLIKKYGRR
- a CDS encoding DKNYY domain-containing protein; the encoded protein is MAEPTGIFIEFAIDEKGIKKLLNHKFEKAAYNKKLGYYFCELLYDCNDNPGNVFILNYHVKSNKCFIAYVLNHFEKSLIQPLIGSLQIISSLKSPQTTEYSIISSTFPEVLEAYKITDGKVAQTNQALPSDIVTNLMDRFWSFSENNAFPEPNIALTKRNYFYKNFKNYYKKYLGYIEEIERPHKIAKATKDNPYHLFDNFYTYDNRVFEFRNHTKQIIELPQSDPVSFRDVAGIKADKNFVYNAVLAPNSPPSTIKVGSFTKNNPDAIWQWVIMEGIDGESFNYVKEKWDTVYWKDKNAVFIYKNKELIKLEGADRSSFTYLDFCYGKDNNHIFYLDQVIPIDVNNYTLNKNGFIYDKKNVFHYENQLELDAGTFKVLKYESEVNPFMGEFILEDKNGRYSYNRKRKDELIRPISNP
- a CDS encoding LuxR C-terminal-related transcriptional regulator produces the protein MDIKEIKGVYKEVFRSYDYPYLEEHIKKIIELDTFLPYNSTFFCVTNTQDLCFEYISKNMTSCLGIKREEMHKGGMEYFWTRIHPDDIKPWLKALNDLMEFTLDTISDVNRKQMSYTWNFRFKNAHGVYVNIVQNTTPIELDINLKPIIGLAHYTVLDSRIKLDITATAKLLNSNNEYETMYFNNFSQKLLTDGISNRERDIIRLLLLHNSSKEIGDKLNISSHTVDTHRRNILKKLKLTSTGELIALMKLNRTII
- a CDS encoding ABC transporter permease; translated protein: MKIINKLNNPLLNIVREFKSILNKTSTREQSHPFWVMVQKEIADHVRSWRFIILLILIAFTCFGTLYNSMSHLNEALSNSKDPNNMFAFLKLLTATDGSLPSYYVFIGFLGPLLGISLGFDAINSEHNNGSLVRIISQPIHRDYIINAKFTSALIIISTLFFTLSFLFVGFGILVSGLTPNFSEFLRIIAFTLLSILYVAFWLNLSILFSIKFRQAATSALTSIAVWLFFTIFYQILINIIAKAFIPTKGANMAQIFNYKKFFMGIMNISPNQLFTDASTTLLIPSIRSLGPLSFSQTQGAIPSALSLKDSLIIVWPQLTGLIASTVLCFALSYYLFMKREIRA
- a CDS encoding RagB/SusD family nutrient uptake outer membrane protein, yielding MKISNITTKLTFAFIISVVLFNCTDLQEEVIDEVIGGESSNPESAMAAAYGQLANGTFTDHGNVFGLQEYPTDECMLPTRGSDWGDGGKWRALTEFTWGTNNAAVASTWNALTSGITKTLTAIESLQENPDYANYDLFMAEARGLLALYVYNTLDLFNQAPYRDLFSEDKSLVILQADTEIDNLITEVETIIPNLANLGEQQTYNGRFTKQAAYALLADMYLNRAVLKDRYNASSDFNFTEAAVDNDGNDMDKVIYYTSLLINDNFSLESNYFDNFSINNTGGSEIIFAVAQENDNIRRSDNDFAYMSTGRAQKQTPDNRGTNASCVEPEFYYTWDGNHDDPRFHRHYQYSDGTWFMNDGTTGSVPAEDTRKDTGKYIFHFNRGLQVGQQYGPTLDGEGGFNMTTDGRIAISMLYMEKNTTVPMDYTPELNFDNPLEAVFTQDQINRGVRNFKWEFDPNYGNGTSAVDVPLYRLGGIYCMRAEAYFRNNETALALADINTLRTSRTREALFDNAPGVAITSLDEETLYNEIGFEMYWEMYRRKQMIRFGTYDEAYTAKAATDPYLRVYAIPQATIDVTKEITQNFGYITQ